A portion of the Hoylesella buccalis ATCC 35310 genome contains these proteins:
- a CDS encoding site-specific integrase gives MKENKLKVSFFTQAKRADKKGMVPLIGRIELGRKYSAFSAKKKVPLSLWDSRKQRLLGKSAIANSINQYLNECTALIHARYRELCESGESFTATDVRNAYQGQLCQNAMLLECYAEYLTQIHERVGIDRAMKTLELRTYQQTLLREYVRRKYKLSDIPLMELDISFIEGYEYFLTIDRKLKRGSICSALAALKAVVNKAVKNGMIDMYPFIGYSYEKTKGTPRNITQDDLQKIIDLPIKWEKYRVVRDLFVFSCFSGLAISDIRNLKEENIIIEEGKLCIKSKRVKTKTPFRVVVLSPAKTIMERYRGRRAGYVFDVPPRDVVYNAMHHIQRSIGMKTPLTFHMARHTFASVITLSAGVPIETVSGMLGHTNLRTTQVYAAVNSERIRQDMQKIQQRIEHTFTLKL, from the coding sequence ATGAAAGAAAACAAACTGAAAGTCTCGTTTTTCACACAGGCTAAACGAGCGGACAAAAAAGGCATGGTGCCGCTTATCGGACGGATAGAACTGGGCAGGAAGTATTCCGCCTTTTCCGCCAAAAAGAAAGTCCCATTATCTCTTTGGGATAGCAGAAAGCAACGTCTTCTCGGCAAGAGTGCCATCGCAAATTCTATCAACCAGTATTTGAATGAATGCACTGCACTCATTCATGCACGCTATCGGGAACTTTGCGAAAGTGGAGAGTCATTCACGGCTACGGATGTGCGCAATGCCTATCAGGGACAGCTTTGTCAAAACGCAATGCTTTTAGAGTGCTATGCTGAGTACCTCACACAGATTCATGAAAGAGTGGGCATAGACCGGGCAATGAAAACACTGGAGCTGCGTACCTATCAGCAAACTCTTCTTCGGGAGTATGTGCGTAGGAAATACAAGTTAAGTGATATTCCGCTCATGGAACTGGATATTTCCTTTATAGAAGGCTATGAATACTTTCTGACAATAGACCGAAAATTGAAACGTGGCAGTATATGCAGTGCCTTGGCTGCATTGAAGGCGGTTGTGAACAAGGCTGTCAAAAATGGCATGATAGACATGTATCCGTTCATTGGTTACAGTTACGAAAAGACGAAAGGAACGCCGAGAAACATCACGCAGGACGACCTGCAAAAGATTATCGACCTGCCCATCAAATGGGAGAAATATCGTGTCGTCCGTGATTTGTTCGTGTTCTCCTGCTTCAGCGGTCTTGCCATTTCGGATATACGCAATCTCAAAGAGGAAAACATCATCATTGAGGAAGGAAAGCTATGTATTAAAAGCAAGCGTGTCAAGACGAAGACCCCTTTTCGCGTAGTAGTTCTCTCCCCAGCCAAGACCATTATGGAAAGATATAGGGGCAGACGTGCGGGATATGTATTTGACGTTCCCCCAAGAGACGTGGTTTACAATGCGATGCACCACATACAGAGAAGTATCGGTATGAAAACCCCTCTGACCTTTCACATGGCTCGCCATACTTTTGCTTCGGTCATTACCCTGTCGGCTGGTGTTCCAATAGAAACCGTAAGCGGTATGTTGGGACATACCAATTTGAGAACGACACAAGTGTATGCAGCGGTCAATTCAGAAAGAATAAGACAGGATATGCAGAAGATTCAACAACGGATAGAACACACTTTCACCTTAAAATTATAG